From Aegilops tauschii subsp. strangulata cultivar AL8/78 chromosome 5, Aet v6.0, whole genome shotgun sequence:
CGTCCAGGGGCACGCTCGCCTTGTCTGCTTTGCTGCTGCTCGGGTGCTTGGTTGCGTCGGCGGCGCTTGGGTCTGTTTGCTCGCCGTCAGGGTCCGTTTGCTTCCGGGGCCGCCTTGGTTCAAGCGAGAGGAGCCGGGAGACCTCCTGTATCCCGCCCCATTTCTCCAGGGCGCGAGCAATGTCGTAGCGCCCTGCACAGGATAACAGAGTGTGGAGACCGTTAGGGAGGAAGACCGGCCATGGTGGACCGATAGAGAATTATAGACCACATGACTGGTGGCACTAGCATGTGATAGATAGAAACCCATGGCACGACGATGTTGCCGTCATCAATCTGACATATACGAAACCGTGAATGCGACCAGTAATGTCAACTAGTGCATCAATTTCTTGATCATGGACTCAAAAACGTCAGCAATAACGGCTGTAGTAGAAAACTACAGAAATTTGGTGctaaaagggggggggggggggtcctagGTATCTTAAGCAATACTCTTTGGCCATGGCTATTTGGAGTACTAACAGATAGTGCAGTGGCATGGCCCATGGCTACTTGACCGCATAGAACTAGGCCATAAAAAGGATACATTGACTAATTACACACCCAAATGGAGTACCGGCTGCAACCAACATTAGCAAGAAGAACGGTCAATCCCATATTTAACTTGGTCCAAGTACAAGTAATCAGGTACCTGCCCTCTCAAAAGATTTTCTACTTGGCATATAAGAAGGGTCCATCCCCCAGTTCTTCTGGAATCTCCTGATCTGCGGACAATGGCCATTCTCAGAGTTAAATTATGACCGTAAACTGAACAAGTAACAACTAAAATGCAAACATAATACAACAAGTACGGCACACGTAGAACGGAGCGCTTGCTACCATTTCCTTCACTAGCAATTCAAAGTTATTAAAAAGAAAAATCTAACCGGAAAAAATTTAGCTTCTTCAGTTCCAAGACATGATACAGCGTTGAAGCTAAGAAAATTATGATGCTAGCAGCCTTGTATGACAAGACTGGACGTCTACTACAAAGCAGAGGGATGAAAAAAAAAAGTATTTTCTCACCTCTTCTTCCAAGTTCTCCAGATTATCCCAATAACCTCTTGGTTTCCGATTTTTATAAGAAAGGGAAAGATTCATTAAGGTAGCAATCTTCCTGAACCCACCCATCCGTGTTATAGCCTTCTCGATATCAACTCTCCCATGTGTACGAAGATGTTTTCTCTTAGGCATGAAACCATTCTGACCATGTTTTGCAATAAAACTACCAAGTTCGGATTTCAGGACCTCGATGTCCTTTTGCAGGCCAGGAACTTTTGGTCTCTGCCTCGTGGAACTTGAAGAGCAATGTACAGATGCTTGCTCCGACTGTCGTCCTTCTGTGTAACACAAAGGAACAGTATCTGGATTGGTTGGCGCATCCGAGTGAATTGTGGAATTACCTCTCTCAGCTTCTGCCTTTTCAACATAATCACGGATTGCACATAAATTTGATGGAAGGTCTTCGTATATGACCTGAAAAGGATAAAATAAAATGTTTTAGTTTATTTTCCCCAAAGATGAGAACGACAACAGTGAGATAACCATGAAATGTTGTCATTTGCACAATGATGCCACACAAGTACATGACCTACAAATATTTGAGATCAGAACTGTTTTTATTAAATTCGCCATCGTGTTTGCATAGCGATGATACCTTGTAACAAGAATGTCTTCAAAACAAATTATTTGGATGCCTGAGATAGATGTTTGTAGCTAGCATAAAATTAGGATAAATAATCCCTAGGAGACAGACACTTCAGAGATAACTTCATACAGAATTATTGTTATCAAGGGAATGGAATACCAGTTATTATCCTTGGGGGAGATAAATGTCAGTTTGTAAAGATAGTGGATACAAGTTTATATTGGTTCAGAGTATACAGAGTCATTCAGTTCATCATTTGTCAGGAACAAGCCTGTGACTGTAACTGGTGTCAGAAATAAAATGAATGGGTAAAAGGATAAAAAGTAAAATCTGTCACATGAGCATGGTTGGTACATTCAACAAGATGATACATCCGCACAAAGGTTGCTTTCTTAATAGTAACACCACAGGCTTCCGTCAGTCCTAGTGTAGTTCTTTCCCAAATAAATGATTTAGAAGGTCGAGGGCACACACAACCATTTTTTATTTCAACTTTTCTACTTCACAACAATAGGGCCTTTTTTGGATTAAGTGCAAAATGCCACATGCATAAGATGCACATATTGTTCCTAGAACAAAGTTGTGAATACCTCTTCAAGGATGGACTCTGAGAGAAAGGTATCTTTATGCATCTTAGTCTCGACCATATACTTCAGCAGTGTGTGCTGATCTCCAAGCTGTCCGAGGCGCCATTTTCCTTTAAATGAGTAGAAATCCCCCTCAACTTGCTCAAAGCTGATCTCACGTTCATGTTTCTCACGAAGATCCATTACAACACGGGCATGAAGAACCATATAAAGTAGGCCTTTGCAGCCCTCCTGGAAAAATAATCTGAGATGTTACAAAACTTGCAAAGCTCGCAAAACAATAAAATTGAACAAAATTATGTCGAGAAGGATCTTCGGGGACAGGGGGCATTGATCTTTTTTTTTCCCACTAGTAGGAGACAGGTGTGATCCCTTCTGTACAGTATTCTGGGATAATATGTGCAATAAAACATGAACTCTTAAGCACCAGAAAGTTTCAGAAATCTTTTCAGTAAAAGCCAAAGAAAGAAACTACAAAAGATGAGCTAGCTAACGACCAGAAAGTGAATTGTGGACTGACAATTCTGTGAAAAATCCATGCAATGCTCCAACCCCAAACTTAAAAGCTATTTACAACCAACCAACCAGAATATCATGTAAAACATTAACAGAACTCCTACCTGTAATATTCGAACCTTGTTATTATCACGAAGAAGAATCCGACTGATTGCCAGGTTTGGTATAATCCTACAAGATAGCTATATTAGGTCATAGCTGTGTATTGGAAGTAGATTATGTGAACTCCAAATACCGCATAAAGATAAAACTACTTACTCGGGTAACTTTTCATATGCTGTTAGTGCATTCCATACTTCTCGAACTGGTGCTttcacagtgatactagcaacaACACACCTGTGAGCCCCTTCACGCTCCTTCACCCAAAGCATTCCACAAGAGAAGATAATTTTCTTAGTGCGCTTTCCGTGAAATTTAAGAATCGAAGAATAATTATTTGATGGGTATAAGCTTAGTCAGTTACCAAGAGGCCATCAAATCGTCGAAGATGGATCTCATCTACCACACAAGGCCTATCAAGCCTGCAGACACTTCCATATACACCCCATTTCCCATTCAACTCAGGAGGGGGTGAAGCAAGCACACCACCAAAACCGGAAGAGGCAGGCGCTTCTTTGAACTTACTAGAAGATATGACATCATTCTCGACTGTTGCACTACGCAAGTTAAGTGGCTTGGACTCTGCACCGGTAAATTTTGTAGGTCCAAATTTATGGTTTTCTAAATACATTTTTTCAGATCTGAAAGCCAAGGCTGTAAGATTCACAGGAAGATCCGACCTTATAATCCTCTCAAGAAATATTGCTGGAAAATTGAATCGTGGTATCACATTAACTTCATACAGCAAAATCGCACTAGCGGACCTGTTAAAAACCAAACAGGGGTCATATGAGATTTATGAGCGGAATTCTTTTTCTGATGTTCAAAAGCCTAAAGCGATGAAAAATCTAAGGATCCCTGAAATCAAAATATTTCTATACCAGGCCTTAAGCGGTAGCAAAGTAAGCCACTGTGGATTTAAAAGGCTGGATGCTCACTTAAGGCATATGTTACAAACAAGGCATAAAAATGACTGAAAGATGCCCACCTTGGACCAGCCCTGACAGACCATTTCCCTTCGAATTTCTTAAAGTCGCCATCGACCATGGAGAAGTGGAGTTCTCGTCCATCAACCTGCGCAGTAATTTTTACTGAACAATTTATAGTAAATAAGGCTATATAGCTCGACATAGGTAGAGAACGAGGGAGACCATTAATCCTCTTTGAATCTGCTACCCACAACCTAACAAGAAGAAACAACACATGCAGAGACGCCAACAGTAATATGCATGCAGTAGTCATGACTTAATCAACCGATCATTTACAGATGCCACCAATACATTCAGTAAGTAAGAGCACACCGCCAACATTTCAGTGGCATCTCATTTTGCCCCACGATTTTGCAACCAATGAGAAAAATGTACTAGTAAGCAGTAAAAACTGAACTATTATCAAGTTCAATGCAATTGAACTGAATAACAATTACTAGCAGGAGATTATGGTGAAGAGAAGACGGCACGTACGGCATCCGGGACCTCCCGGAGATCGAGCACGACACGCGCCTCGATGTGCCAGTAGAGCGCTTGCTGCAGCCCCCTCTGCTCCAGCCATATCCTGCCCTCGTGCGGGCATGGGATCCTCCCACTGCACGAAATTTCCCCCAAATCAGAACCCTTCAACGGTGCTCCCATGGTGAAGAAGGGACCGAGACGGGCCGGTGGACGAGAAGGAAACGCGTACCTGTGCACGAGGTTGGGGACGAAGTCGGCGAGGCGCTCGTAGTCGGTGATGATGCGCCAGACGGTGTCGACGTCGGCGGCCACCGCCACGGACGCGAACACCCGCCGCTCGCGCCACGACACCACGTCCACGTCGCACTGCACGCTGGGCCCCGCGCGCCTGGTGCCGCCCCTGCCGGCGCCACCGCGGCACTGCTGCTGCTCCCGGTGGTGCTGCTGGTCGTCGGCGCCCCAGTGGTCGCCCGTGGCAGCAGCCCCGGCGGCGACAGCGCGGCCACCGGAAGAAGAGCGGTGCCGCGAGAGCGCTGTGGCCCCTCGAGGGCTCGCGCCGGGGCTCGGGGTCCGCGGGAGGAATGCGGCGGCGGCTGGGGCCGGGGAGACGAGGGCCCGCATGGCTCCCGCGAGCGGCGACGGCGGTGTGGACTGTCCGAGAAGAGGAGTGGAGGTGGAGCGGCCCGGGAAGGAGGGGACGAGAGCTCACCCAGTTCGAGTGGATGCGGACTGGGGAGGGGGGCCTCCAGCCACTGACGTCCGGGCCCAGCGCGTCGGCTCGGACGACGGCGACGTTGAGATTGTTTCTGCCGCGGCCAGGGGCGACGCGTGGCGGGAAGGAGAGGTGGCGGCAGGCCCACCTGATGTGCCGTGGGCCCACCCGATGTGGGGCCGGCTAGTCAGCCTGCGACGCGTGCGCGGTCAGCGCCCGCGCGTCCCATGGGGGAATATCCACCTGCCCGGCGCTGGAGCCCATTGATCTTAACCACTTCCCTTGATTCTAGACCAACTTAGATCACAGTTCACAGTCCTCattctcgccgccgccgcctcctcctagCGCCGCCGCCTCACGCGTCCGATGCCGATCTCCCACTCCCGCTCCCAGCCTCTCCTCGCCCACCACCACCACGACAACGCCGGCGACCTCCTCTCCTGCGCGCAGGGCAGCAGCAGCGACGGCTCCTTccccaacaacaacaacaacaatggcCTGCTGCGGACGCGCTCCCACGAAGACGTGCGTGTCGGCCGCACGCAGTGCGCCGGCAGCGACGAAGCCGAGGTCTGCTTCGAGGGGCGTCGCCGCGCCGGCGATCTCGGCTACGTGAGCTTCGAGGACATGGTCCTC
This genomic window contains:
- the LOC109735945 gene encoding uncharacterized protein, whose translation is MRALVSPAPAAAAFLPRTPSPGASPRGATALSRHRSSSGGRAVAAGAAATGDHWGADDQQHHREQQQCRGGAGRGGTRRAGPSVQCDVDVVSWRERRVFASVAVAADVDTVWRIITDYERLADFVPNLVHSGRIPCPHEGRIWLEQRGLQQALYWHIEARVVLDLREVPDAVDGRELHFSMVDGDFKKFEGKWSVRAGPRSASAILLYEVNVIPRFNFPAIFLERIIRSDLPVNLTALAFRSEKMYLENHKFGPTKFTGAESKPLNLRSATVENDVISSSKFKEAPASSGFGGVLASPPPELNGKWGVYGSVCRLDRPCVVDEIHLRRFDGLLEREGAHRCVVASITVKAPVREVWNALTAYEKLPEIIPNLAISRILLRDNNKVRILQEGCKGLLYMVLHARVVMDLREKHEREISFEQVEGDFYSFKGKWRLGQLGDQHTLLKYMVETKMHKDTFLSESILEEVIYEDLPSNLCAIRDYVEKAEAERGNSTIHSDAPTNPDTVPLCYTEGRQSEQASVHCSSSSTRQRPKVPGLQKDIEVLKSELGSFIAKHGQNGFMPKRKHLRTHGRVDIEKAITRMGGFRKIATLMNLSLSYKNRKPRGYWDNLENLEEEIRRFQKNWGMDPSYMPSRKSFERAGRYDIARALEKWGGIQEVSRLLSLEPRRPRKQTDPDGEQTDPSAADATKHPSSSKADKASVPLDAQKWLLKLKDLDINWVEY